The Streptomyces kanamyceticus genome window below encodes:
- a CDS encoding TetR/AcrR family transcriptional regulator has protein sequence MGHHKDIPLRSDAQRNRERILEVALTELTEACDTPLSVIAKKAGVGQGTFYRNFPHREALILEVYRYEVQQVADCAAQLLCTRAPDQALREWMSRLAQYGMAKAGLADAIRKATSAQGSLAGIGHGPVTEAVTLLLQANEKAGTIRPGVTPDDFFLAIAGLWQIDPHSDWQARAEWLMDLVMDGLRAGAPGR, from the coding sequence GTGGGGCATCACAAGGACATCCCCCTGCGCTCGGACGCGCAGCGCAACCGCGAGCGCATCCTGGAGGTGGCCCTCACCGAGCTGACCGAGGCCTGCGACACCCCGCTGAGCGTCATCGCGAAGAAGGCGGGCGTCGGACAGGGCACGTTCTACCGCAACTTCCCCCACCGCGAGGCACTCATCCTGGAGGTCTACCGCTACGAGGTCCAGCAAGTCGCCGACTGCGCGGCCCAGTTGCTGTGCACCCGCGCCCCGGACCAGGCGCTGCGCGAATGGATGAGCCGCCTCGCGCAGTACGGCATGGCCAAGGCAGGCCTCGCCGACGCGATCCGCAAGGCCACCAGCGCGCAGGGCAGCCTGGCCGGAATCGGGCACGGCCCGGTGACCGAGGCCGTCACGCTGCTGCTCCAGGCGAACGAGAAGGCGGGCACCATCCGCCCCGGAGTGACTCCCGACGACTTCTTCCTCGCCATCGCGGGCCTGTGGCAGATCGACCCGCACAGCGACTGGCAGGCGCGGGCCGAGTGGCTCATGGACCTGGTCATGGACGGGCTGCGGGCGGGGGCTCCAGGGCGCTGA
- a CDS encoding (2Fe-2S)-binding protein, giving the protein MAPSTTSAVILNINGEKHSLSVDHRTTLLDALRERLDLTGTKKGCDQGQCGACTVLIDGRRAVSCLQLAVAADGREITTIEGVAQGDTLHPVQQAFLDLDGFQCGYCTPGQICSALGVIAEHAAGWPSAATDDVRPEAGVPELSAEEIRERMSGNLCRCGAYVSIVQAVARAAKTEEGVA; this is encoded by the coding sequence ATGGCTCCATCGACGACCAGTGCCGTCATCCTGAACATCAACGGCGAGAAGCACTCACTGTCCGTCGACCACCGCACCACCCTGCTCGACGCCCTGCGCGAGCGACTCGACCTCACCGGCACCAAGAAGGGCTGCGACCAGGGCCAGTGCGGCGCCTGCACGGTGCTGATCGACGGCCGGCGCGCCGTCTCCTGCCTGCAGCTCGCGGTCGCCGCCGACGGGCGCGAGATCACCACCATCGAGGGCGTGGCGCAGGGCGACACGCTGCACCCCGTGCAGCAGGCGTTCCTCGACCTCGACGGCTTCCAGTGCGGCTACTGCACGCCGGGACAGATCTGTTCGGCCCTCGGAGTGATCGCGGAGCACGCGGCGGGGTGGCCGAGCGCCGCCACCGACGACGTGCGCCCCGAGGCGGGCGTGCCCGAGCTCAGCGCGGAGGAGATCCGCGAGCGGATGAGCGGCAACCTCTGCCGCTGCGGCGCCTATGTGTCGATCGTGCAGGCCGTGGCGCGGGCCGCGAAGACCGAGGAGGGCGTGGCATGA